In Phycisphaerae bacterium RAS2, the DNA window CGCGTTCTCCGGCATTGCAAACTGGTTTGTGTTGGCCGACGGTGCACGGAGATCAATTTCCGAGTTGCAGTGCTCGGGATCGCGTGCCACCGCGTGCCGGAGTCCGATTCCGACATAGACCCGGTGCCGTCTCTCCCCTGTCCTGGGCTGGCGTTCGCGGACCTCGGGCAGCGCTGCCCGAAGGTCACGGCCGAAGGTTTGTTTGGTTCCCGGCCTGTCTCGCCCCTGTGCCTCACACCACTCCTTCCAAGCAGCGAAGAGGTCGTCGATGGGAACTGACCTTCCCCCCAGAAACTGATCCAGGTCCTGAGTTAGGATGGGGGCTTGGATCAAGGAGGAAGGGTCATGAGCAGGAAGCGATTCAAGGCGGAGGAGATCGTCAACAAGCTTCGTGAGGCGGATGTGTTGATTGCTCAGGGTCGATCGGTGGCGCAGGCGAGCAAGCAGATCGGCGTGGCAGAGCAGACGTATTACCGTTGGCGGAAGGAGTACGGCGGGTTGAAGGCTGACCAGGC includes these proteins:
- a CDS encoding Transposase, which translates into the protein MSRKRFKAEEIVNKLREADVLIAQGRSVAQASKQIGVAEQTYYRWRKEYGGLKADQAKRLKELERENARLKRLVADAELDKAILREAARPNF